Proteins from one Salmo salar chromosome ssa07, Ssal_v3.1, whole genome shotgun sequence genomic window:
- the atp5f1c gene encoding ATP synthase subunit gamma, mitochondrial (The RefSeq protein has 1 substitution compared to this genomic sequence), producing MFARTSALVFLPQCGQVRNMATLKDITIRLKSIKNIQKITKSMKMVAAAKYARAERQLKPARVYGNGAVALYEKAEIHAPEGVANKHLLIGVSSDRGLCGAVHSNVAKAIKAKIATLTGEGKEVMVVNVGDKLRNILQRTHGNYLLLSCKEVGRKPPTFTDASIVATELLNMGYEFDQGAVIYNRFRSVISYKTDEKPIFSIDTVANSENMGIYDDIDADVLRNYQEFALVNIIYFGLKESTTSEQSARMTAMDSASKNASEMIDKLTLTFNRTRQAVITKELIEIISGAAAL from the exons ATGTTCGCCAGGACCAGCGCGTTGGTGTTCCTCCCACAATG TGGGCAGGTCAGGAACATGGCTACCTTGAAGGACA TCACCATCCGTTTGAAGTCCATCAAGAACATCCAAAAGATCACCAAGTCCATGAAGATGGTGGCCGCTGCTAAGTATGCCCGCGCTGAGAGGCAGCTGAAGCCCGCCCGTGTCTATGGAAACGGCGCCGTGG CCCTGTACGAGAAGGCTGAGATCCAGGCCCCGGAGGGAGTGGCCAACAAGCACCTCCTGATCGGTGTGTCGTCTGACCGTGGTCTCTGTGGCGCCGTCCATTCCAACGTGGCCAAGGCCATCAAGGCCAAGATTGCCACCCTCACCGGCGAGGGCAAGGAGGTGATGGTAGTCAATGTGGGGGACAAGCTGAGGAACATCCTGCAGAG GACACACGGCAATTACCTGCTGCTCAGCTGCAAGGAGGTGGGCCGCAAGCCCCCCACCTTTACCGACGCTTCCATCGTCGCCACAGAGCTGCTCAACATGGGCTACGAGTTTGACCAGGGTGCTGTCATCTACAACAGATTCAG GTCTGTGATCTCCTACAAGACTGATGAGAAGCCCATCTTCTCCATTGATACTGTTGCTAATTCAG AGAACATGGGCATCTATGATGACATTGATGCTGACGTGCTGAGGAACTACCAGGAGTTTGCCCTGGTCAACATCATCTACTTTGGCCTGAAGGAGTCCACAACCAGCGAGCAGAGTGCCAGGATGACCGCTATGGACAGCGCCAGCAAGAACGCCT CTGAGATGATTGACAAGCTGACCCTCACCTTCAACCGTACCAGGCAGGCTGTCATCACCAAGGAGCTCATTGAGATCATCTCTGGAGCTGCTGCCCT ATAA
- the atp5f1c gene encoding ATP synthase subunit gamma, mitochondrial isoform X1, which yields MFARTSALVFLPQCGQVRNMATLKDITIRLKSIKNIQKITKSMKMVAAAKYARAERQLKPARVYGNGAVALYEKAEIQAPEGVANKHLLIGVSSDRGLCGAVHSNVAKAIKAKIATLTGEGKEVMVVNVGDKLRNILQRTHGNYLLLSCKEVGRKPPTFTDASIVATELLNMGYEFDQGAVIYNRFRSVISYKTDEKPIFSIDTVANSENMGIYDDIDADVLRNYQEFALVNIIYFGLKESTTSEQSARMTAMDSASKNASEMIDKLTLTFNRTRQAVITKELIEIISGAAAL from the exons ATGTTCGCCAGGACCAGCGCGTTGGTGTTCCTCCCACAATG TGGGCAGGTCAGGAACATGGCTACCTTGAAGGACA TCACCATCCGTTTGAAGTCCATCAAGAACATCCAAAAGATCACCAAGTCCATGAAGATGGTGGCCGCTGCTAAGTATGCCCGCGCTGAGAGGCAGCTGAAGCCCGCCCGTGTCTATGGAAACGGCGCCGTGG CCCTGTACGAGAAGGCTGAGATCCAGGCCCCGGAGGGAGTGGCCAACAAGCACCTCCTGATCGGTGTGTCGTCTGACCGTGGTCTCTGTGGCGCCGTCCATTCCAACGTGGCCAAGGCCATCAAGGCCAAGATTGCCACCCTCACCGGCGAGGGCAAGGAGGTGATGGTAGTCAATGTGGGGGACAAGCTGAGGAACATCCTGCAGAG GACACACGGCAATTACCTGCTGCTCAGCTGCAAGGAGGTGGGCCGCAAGCCCCCCACCTTTACCGACGCTTCCATCGTCGCCACAGAGCTGCTCAACATGGGCTACGAGTTTGACCAGGGTGCTGTCATCTACAACAGATTCAG GTCTGTGATCTCCTACAAGACTGATGAGAAGCCCATCTTCTCCATTGATACTGTTGCTAATTCAG AGAACATGGGCATCTATGATGACATTGATGCTGACGTGCTGAGGAACTACCAGGAGTTTGCCCTGGTCAACATCATCTACTTTGGCCTGAAGGAGTCCACAACCAGCGAGCAGAGTGCCAGGATGACCGCTATGGACAGCGCCAGCAAGAACGCCT CTGAGATGATTGACAAGCTGACCCTCACCTTCAACCGTACCAGGCAGGCTGTCATCACCAAGGAGCTCATTGAGATCATCTCTGGAGCTGCTGCCCTGTGA